A genomic segment from Tuwongella immobilis encodes:
- a CDS encoding rhamnogalacturonan lyase, whose translation MMRGWLAGILGISALALGHLCGIASAPPDPSESAVNPPRFRILERLDRGLIALRTSDTQVTLSWRLLATDPESIAFEIDRQIGSQPPTPLCSKPLSHATFWQDSPPDFAQPITYTLRAAAHANPQVPPLAKVTIPAQLPIQSYLRVPIQVPASHTPNDGSVGDLDGDGQLEIVLKSEQRPRDNSQPGDTGETLLDAYRLDGTQLWRIHLGPNIREGAHYTQFLVYDFDGDGRAEVMLKTADGTRDGTGQILGDPQANHRNEQGFILTGPEFLTVFEGATGKALATVDYLPARGTVRDWGDAYGNRVDRFLAGVAYLDGERPSAIFSRGYYTRTVLVAWDFREGKLTRRWTFDSNRANRAVDSGDRFDGQGDHSLSIADIDADGCDEIIFGAMTIDHNGQPCYSTNLGHGDALHVSDFDPARQGQEVFNIHEKRPAVGVSFRDAKSGATLWSKASGDVGRGMIADIDPRYPGAESWAAGPGLTGVWDCTGKSISRRRPRATAFVLWWDGDPLRELLDRNRISKWNPETESESTLLVAENCLANNGSKGSPVLVGDLLGDWREEVVLRSSDNRELRIFTTPIPTEQRMVTLLHDAQYRCAIAWQNVGYNQPPHPSFFLGHGMGSAPWPRIRVPSRMNDR comes from the coding sequence ATGATGCGCGGGTGGTTGGCCGGCATTTTGGGCATCTCCGCGTTGGCCTTGGGGCATCTCTGCGGCATCGCGTCCGCTCCGCCAGATCCCTCGGAATCCGCCGTCAATCCTCCCCGTTTCCGCATTCTGGAACGACTCGATCGCGGATTGATCGCGCTGCGAACATCCGACACCCAAGTCACCCTCAGTTGGCGATTATTGGCCACCGATCCCGAATCGATCGCCTTCGAAATCGATCGGCAAATCGGTTCTCAACCTCCAACGCCCTTATGCTCTAAACCGTTGAGCCATGCGACCTTCTGGCAGGATTCGCCGCCGGATTTCGCCCAGCCGATTACCTACACGCTGCGGGCCGCCGCCCACGCCAACCCGCAAGTTCCACCTCTGGCAAAAGTGACGATACCAGCTCAATTACCGATTCAATCGTATTTGCGAGTGCCGATCCAAGTGCCCGCATCGCACACCCCCAATGATGGGTCGGTGGGCGATCTCGATGGCGATGGGCAATTGGAAATCGTCCTGAAATCGGAACAGCGCCCGCGAGATAATTCCCAACCCGGTGACACGGGGGAAACGCTGCTGGATGCCTATCGTCTGGATGGCACGCAGCTTTGGCGAATTCACCTGGGGCCGAATATCCGCGAAGGGGCCCATTACACGCAATTTTTGGTCTACGATTTCGATGGCGATGGTCGGGCGGAAGTGATGCTGAAAACCGCCGATGGCACGCGCGACGGCACCGGGCAAATCCTCGGCGATCCGCAGGCCAACCACCGCAACGAGCAGGGGTTCATTCTCACCGGACCGGAGTTTCTCACGGTTTTCGAGGGGGCCACCGGCAAGGCGCTCGCCACGGTCGATTATCTTCCGGCTCGGGGAACCGTCCGCGATTGGGGGGATGCTTACGGCAATCGCGTCGATCGATTTTTGGCCGGAGTTGCCTATCTGGATGGGGAGCGGCCCAGCGCGATTTTCTCACGCGGCTACTACACCCGTACCGTGTTGGTGGCCTGGGATTTCCGCGAGGGGAAACTCACCCGTCGCTGGACATTCGATAGCAATCGTGCCAATCGAGCCGTTGATTCCGGCGATCGCTTCGATGGACAAGGCGACCATAGTTTGAGCATTGCCGATATCGACGCCGATGGCTGCGATGAGATTATTTTCGGGGCCATGACCATCGATCACAACGGACAGCCGTGCTATTCCACGAATCTTGGCCACGGCGATGCGCTGCACGTCTCGGATTTTGATCCCGCTCGCCAAGGGCAAGAAGTCTTCAATATCCATGAAAAACGGCCTGCCGTGGGCGTGTCGTTCCGCGATGCCAAATCGGGAGCAACGCTTTGGAGCAAAGCCTCGGGCGATGTTGGACGCGGGATGATTGCCGATATCGATCCCCGCTACCCCGGTGCGGAAAGTTGGGCCGCCGGTCCAGGGCTTACGGGCGTATGGGATTGTACCGGAAAATCGATCTCGCGGCGTCGCCCCCGTGCCACTGCCTTTGTCCTTTGGTGGGATGGTGATCCGCTCCGGGAACTGCTCGATCGCAACCGCATCAGCAAATGGAATCCCGAAACGGAAAGTGAATCCACGCTGCTGGTTGCGGAAAATTGTCTGGCCAATAACGGCTCCAAAGGATCGCCCGTTCTGGTGGGCGATCTTCTGGGCGACTGGCGGGAAGAGGTGGTGCTGCGCAGTAGCGACAACCGCGAACTGCGAATCTTCACCACGCCGATCCCCACCGAGCAACGGATGGTCACGCTCCTGCACGATGCCCAATATCGCTGTGCCATCGCTTGGCAGAATGTTGGGTACAATCAGCCGCCGCATCCCAGTTTCTTTCTGGGACACGGCATGGGCAGCGCACCCTGGCCACGAATCCGCGTGCCCAGCCGGATGAACGACCGCTGA
- a CDS encoding efflux RND transporter periplasmic adaptor subunit, whose translation MSDSKIVWSVGLGLLLLWTAGCQRAGSGTPSTTTATSATASGPTISVISPKKLSLVRRVEQPGTIRADEETPIFAHVTGYVRKVAVDIDQRVRGPKFDAQGKLLEPGELLAEIAVPEMEEDLKQKQALTQQAFTEIEQANQHLATAEAQILAAEALVTEAKAGLKRAEAVHDRWESESNRINMLVQSGVVDRQTQDETLNQFKAAVAGREEAIARVATAQAVARKSVAERDRAMADVNTAKARREVARADLRRQEVMVQYAQLRAPYDGVITRRNVDTGHYLQPGLTSPIFVISREEKLRVSVEVPELDAGLVRKGAPVTLHIPALRQPPLALTVARTAWSLDAGSRTLRTEMDLPNPEGRLRPGMYVRAELAIPLPESWTIPTAAYLKLAEGGIVFRVVDDKAVRTPVQIGAILGDQLQLTAIQRDGKTWSEPSADDRLAMPAAQLAEGQPIPATP comes from the coding sequence ATGTCCGATTCAAAGATCGTTTGGAGCGTGGGATTGGGGCTATTGCTGCTTTGGACCGCAGGTTGCCAGCGGGCCGGCTCCGGGACGCCATCGACAACCACGGCAACCAGCGCAACCGCTTCTGGGCCAACGATTTCCGTTATTTCGCCGAAGAAGCTATCGCTCGTGCGGCGCGTGGAACAGCCTGGCACCATTCGAGCGGACGAAGAGACGCCGATCTTCGCCCATGTGACGGGCTACGTCCGCAAAGTTGCCGTGGACATTGACCAGCGCGTCCGAGGACCGAAATTCGATGCCCAGGGCAAACTGCTCGAACCGGGGGAACTGCTGGCCGAGATCGCGGTGCCGGAAATGGAAGAAGATCTGAAACAGAAGCAAGCCCTGACCCAGCAAGCATTTACGGAAATCGAACAAGCGAATCAGCACCTTGCCACCGCCGAAGCGCAGATTCTCGCCGCCGAGGCATTGGTAACGGAGGCGAAAGCGGGCCTGAAACGGGCCGAGGCGGTTCACGATCGTTGGGAATCGGAATCCAATCGCATCAATATGTTGGTGCAAAGCGGCGTTGTGGATCGGCAGACGCAAGATGAGACGCTGAATCAGTTTAAGGCGGCCGTGGCGGGACGTGAAGAAGCGATTGCCCGCGTGGCGACGGCCCAGGCGGTGGCTCGCAAGAGCGTCGCCGAGCGCGATCGGGCCATGGCCGATGTCAACACGGCGAAGGCGCGTCGGGAAGTCGCCCGCGCCGACCTGCGACGCCAAGAGGTAATGGTGCAATACGCTCAATTGCGTGCCCCGTATGATGGGGTCATCACACGGCGCAACGTGGATACTGGCCACTACTTACAGCCGGGATTGACCTCACCGATTTTCGTGATTTCACGAGAAGAAAAACTGCGTGTCAGCGTGGAGGTGCCGGAGTTAGATGCCGGGCTGGTTCGCAAAGGCGCGCCGGTGACGCTGCACATTCCGGCACTGCGTCAACCACCGCTGGCGCTGACCGTCGCCCGCACGGCGTGGAGTCTGGACGCTGGCTCGCGGACCCTGCGCACCGAAATGGACCTGCCCAACCCCGAGGGTCGCTTGCGACCGGGAATGTATGTGCGAGCGGAATTGGCCATCCCGTTACCGGAAAGTTGGACCATTCCCACGGCGGCGTACCTGAAACTGGCGGAAGGCGGCATCGTCTTTCGGGTGGTGGATGACAAAGCGGTGCGTACTCCCGTGCAGATTGGCGCGATTCTGGGCGACCAACTGCAACTGACGGCGATTCAACGCGATGGCAAAACCTGGAGCGAACCATCGGCAGACGATCGACTGGCGATGCCAGCAGCGCAGTTGGCAGAAGGTCAGCCGATTCCTGCGACACCATGA